The Haloarchaeobius litoreus DNA window CCTGCGGGAGGTCGAGGTCGTCCGGCTGGATGACCTTCGGGCAGCGCGTGTGGAACCGACAGCCCGACGGCGGGTTCTCGGGGCTCGGCACGTCGCCGGTGAGCTCGATGCCGAGGCCGCGCTGGCGCGGGTCCGGCGTCGGGATGGACGCCAGGAGTGCCTGCGTGTAGGGGTGCTGGGGGTTGCGGAACAGCTCCTCGGTGGGGGCGACCTCGACGATCTCGCCGAGGTACATCACGGCGACGCGGTCGCAGATCTCGCGGATGACGCCCATGTCGTGGCTGATGAACAGCATCGACAGCCCGAACCGGTCCTGGAGGTCCCGCATCAGCGAGAGGATCTCGGACTGGATGGAGACGTCGAGCGCGGAGACCGGCTCGTCGGCGACGACGAACTCGGGGTTGACGACGAGCGCCCGGGCGAGGGCGACGCGCTGCTTCTGGCCGCCGGAGAACTCGTGGGGGTAGCGGTCGTAGTCGGCCGCGTCGAGGCCGACGCGGTCGAGCAGGTCCTCGGCGATCTCGCGGCGCTCCTCGGGGTCGTCGAGCCCGTGGATGAGCAGCGGTTCGGCAACGCTCTCCCCGACGGTCATCCGGGGGTCGAACGAGCTCGTCGGGTTCTGGAAGATCATCTGGGCCTTCCGGCGGAACCGCTTCAGCTGGGACTGCGAGAAGCCGACGACGTCGTTCGGGGCCCGCTCCTCGTCGTCGCCCCGGAGGTTCCGGAGCTTCTCCAGCGGGGTCTTCCGGTTGGTGTCCTCGGGCACCTCGCCGTGGTAGAGGACCTCGCCGTCGGTGGGCTCCTCCAGCCGGAGCAGCGAGGTCGCGGCGGTCGACTTGCCACAGCCGGACTCGCCGACGAGGCCGAGCGTCTCGCCCTCGTACAGCGTGAAGTCGATGCCGTCGACGGCCTTCACGCGACCGACCTCGCGGCGGAGGATACCTTTCGTGACCGGGTAGTGCTTCTTCAGACCACGGACCGAGAGCACCGGGTCGGCGGCCTCGTTCATCAGCTCTCACCTCCGTTCTCGTCG harbors:
- a CDS encoding ABC transporter ATP-binding protein, whose protein sequence is MNEAADPVLSVRGLKKHYPVTKGILRREVGRVKAVDGIDFTLYEGETLGLVGESGCGKSTAATSLLRLEEPTDGEVLYHGEVPEDTNRKTPLEKLRNLRGDDEERAPNDVVGFSQSQLKRFRRKAQMIFQNPTSSFDPRMTVGESVAEPLLIHGLDDPEERREIAEDLLDRVGLDAADYDRYPHEFSGGQKQRVALARALVVNPEFVVADEPVSALDVSIQSEILSLMRDLQDRFGLSMLFISHDMGVIREICDRVAVMYLGEIVEVAPTEELFRNPQHPYTQALLASIPTPDPRQRGLGIELTGDVPSPENPPSGCRFHTRCPKVIQPDDLDLPQEQFRCALDFRHQVEGGDVDAEGATELARAHQRDGDSGDVNRDDRRRALRAEFDLPDGLDDPTAEESVAAAVDSVLDDDLDAAAEQLSDTFTTVCERETPELERTSEDHVAACHLVDGTETVETATSEVADD